The genome window AATGTGTTAGAATTGTTGATTTTATAGGAAATTTTACAGAAAATATTTATAGTCTTTTCCAGGAATTTTTAATACAAAATGATTATGAGTATATAGATTTTTTATGCTATGTAAATGATTTTTCAAAAATTACAAATATGGGTTTTATAGAAAAAAATGAAGAAATAATTACAAACTATTTTGAACCATTCATAAAAGAAAATCAAGATATTTATTTTGCCTATAAATGCAAAAACAAAAACTATGCCTTTTTTAAAGGAGATAGTGACCAAGATAGAATCAATCAACTATAGTTTTACCACCTTAGCACCAAAGCCACCTTGATTAATCGGTGCGTCATTAAAGCTTTTAACACTTTTGTGAGCTTTTAAAAACTCTTTTACTGCAAAAGCTAATTTCCCTGTACCTATACCATGATAAACCACCACCTCATCAAAACCCACTATCAAAGCATCAGAGATAAATTTATCTAATCTTTCAAGCGCTTCATCGCTTCTTAAACCATGTAAATCTAAAGTCATATTTAAAGCACTTGGGCGGCTTATATTGACACTTGATTTTACCTTTTGCGTTGGAGTTTGATTGCTTTTTTTAAGCAGTTTTAATGGCACACGCAAACTTAAACCATCGCTTTGAATCATCGCATCATTTTTTGAAATAGCTGTGATTTTACCTTTGATTTTTTCATATTTTACAAAATCCCCTACTCTAAGCTCTTCATTTTGCTCCATACTTGGTAAAACAATGCTTTTTTTAAGTTCATTGGCTTTATTTAAACTTCTTTGTTTTTCTTTGGTATCTTTTAAATTTATTGTCTTTTTAGCCTCTTCTATGGCTTTGTGGTATTTAAACTCTAAACTAGAAATAAGCTTTTTAAATTCATGCTCATTTTTTTCTTTTTGATCTTTGAGTGAAAGCAAGATTTCATCTACTTTGGCTTCTTTTTTTTCAAGTTCTTCATTTTTCTTGCGTAAAGAAAGTTCAAGATTGATGTTTTTGCTCACCATTTCTTCTAAATTTTCTTTATCTTCTCCATAAAGTTTTTTGGCATTTTGCACTAAATTCGCACTTATGCCATATCTTAAAGCTGTTTCAAATGCATAAGATTTACCTATGGTACCTTTTAAAAACTCATATTTTGGGCGTGATAATTCCTCATCATATAAAGCAGCGATGAGTTCAACTTGCTCATTTTTCGCCAAAAGCATAGCAAGACGTTTATGGTGAGTTGTAATGATGATTTTATTATCTTGTTCTAAAAGCTTTGAAATAAGCTCAGTATACAAACACGCTGCTTCTTCAAAATCTGTCCCAAGTTCTATCTCATCAACCCCTAGTAAAACATTTTTTTTACCCAAAAGCTTAGAAAAATGCAACATTCTTCCTGCAAAAGTAGAAATATCATTTTTTACATTTTGTGGATCTTCTAAAATCGCATCAAATTCTTTGAAATTTCCTATTTGGCTTTTTTGCGCATTAATTTTCATAGGAAGCAAATGTTTTGCAAGCAAAGCTGCGCTTAAAATTCCTTTTAAAAGCATAGACTTACCACCCGCATTTACACCTGTGATAATTAAAACTTTTTTATTAAACTCTATATTAACACTTTTTGCATTTTTTAAAGCCGGATGTGCAAAGTTATATAAATTTAGATTACTAGAATGATCAGCTAAAACAAATTCATAATCATGCTTTTTAGCCATCAAAACTCTAGCACTATAATGATCAAACAAATCAAAAGCATTGTTGATAAATTTCAAAAACATCAAATTTTTATAAAAAATCAAGCTAATTTTTTTAGCATACTCATAAAAAATCTCTTCTTTAGCATCTTTGATCTCATCTATTTGACTTTGAATTTTTTCCACACTCAAAGGCACTACATAAAAGCCGCCACCACTACTTCTACCTATGATTTTTGCTTTTAAGACATGATTAAACCCACCGCGCAAAAGCAAAGCTTCCATACCGTTTATGAGATGAATTTGCGTATCAATTAAATACGCACTAAGATTTTTAGTATATGTAAGCTTTTTAAACTCAGCTATCAAGCTTTCTTTTTTCATTTTTAAAGCTAAATTTAAATTAACAAGCCTTTCATCGATACTTTCTTTAATCTCACCCTTTTCATCAAAATACTCAAAAAGCTCTAAGATAGCCTGTGGAATTTCTATTTTCAAAAGCCATTCTTTCAAACTTTCTTCAAATTTTAAACCCTTTAAGTATTCAAAATACATACAAATTTTAATAAATTCAAAACTTTGACTTAAATGTAAAATTCCTTGCTTACTTAAATGAGTCAAAGCACTATTTAATTCTTCTATCATAGGAGGGGGATTAAAATCAATCAGCGAAAGCTCATTGATCCTTTTATAATGAAGTTTGCTATCACCTTGTAAAAATATTTCTTTATCTCTTGCAAAAAGTCCTTTAAAATCTTCTATATAGCCATCTAAATCTAGTTTTTTAAAAAATTGCTCTTGCATTATTTCTCCACCTTGCAATCTCTTATATCAAAAACATATGCTTTAAATTGCTTATTTTTGCCATTAGAAATAAAACTTTGTGTTCCATGTTCGAAGTTGAAGTATTCTTTGCTTACATTGACATCTTTACAAATTAGGCTTTCTCCTTGCAAAAACGCATTAAGTGTTTCCTTTTTCAAAACACCACTCCTTGTGGCACTTAACTCAAATTTAACCGCAAAAGCAATCATTAAAATCAACACTAATATTAAAAGATAATTACTAATCTTGCCGATTTTTTTACGTAAAAAAATGAAAAAAAGTAAAATTGCAAAAAAAGCTAAGAGATATAAAAAAACCTTAAACATAATTTCCCCTAAGTTTTGCGCTGATATCTCCCGCACCAAAACCAATCACTAAGCCACTTTCAATCAATTCATCATCAAGATAAATCGCATTTTCTTCTCTTTTAATTGCTTTAATAAATTTAGCTTTTGGGAAGTATCTTTGCATATTGATTTCGATCTTAGCCTCCCCTGCAGCATACACAGGTAAAATATAAAGCTCATCAACACTTGCCAAAACTTCACTAAAATACTCTATATTAGCGCTTAAACGCGTATAACGGTGAGGTTCAAAAATCGCTATAGTTTTTTTATATCCGGCTAATCTTGCATATTCGCTCGCAGCCTTAAGTGTGGTTTTGATCTCTGTTGGATGATGTCCATAATCATCAATCAAGGTCATGTTTTCATTTGCAAATAAAATATCAAATCTCTTTTTAATCCCTTGGTATTTTAAAAGTTGAATTTTGATCTCTTCTATGCTTACAAATTCACTCGCAGCCAAAATAGCCAAAGCAGCATCCATCGCCACATGCTCTCCCATACCAAAAACACTAAATTCGCCTAAATCTTTAAGCGTAAAATACGTTCTAGGTTTAAAATCTTCCACTTTCATATAAATGTTTGTGATATCTTTACTTGGGTAAAGCTTTTTTGCATGGCTTAAATTTAAACTCGCCAAAAACTCATCTTCGGCATTGATCACTTGAATTTGAGACAAATGCAAAAAATCCTCATATGCTTTGTGTAATCTTGCAAGATCATTTTCATAATGATCTAAATGCTCTGCTTCAACATTGGTTACTATGGCTAGGTATGGATTTGAATTTAAAAAAGAACTATCACTCTCATCAGCTTCAAAAATGAGATTTTCACTTTCTTTATAAAGCATATTAGTGCCACTTTCTTTTAATACCGCACCAATAATTACAGAAGCTTCTATTAAGCTTGCTAAAATACTCGAAGTCGTACTTTTGCCATGAGCTCCCGCAACCGCAAATACTCTTTTGTCTTTTAAAATCATAGGTAAGGCTTCTTTTCTTGAAAGCGTTGTGATGTTTTGTTTTTTTGCACTAACCAACTCTTCGTTATTTTCTTTAATAGCAGCTGAATACACCACTAAATCCACATCTTGGACATTATCTTGATGATGAGGAATTTTTATATCTATGCCTTCTTTTTCTAGTTCTTTTGTGATTTTACTTTCTTTGATATCAGAACCACTGATCTTAAAGCCTTGTTCTTTTAGAAATCTCGCTAAAGCTGAAATTCCAATACCACCTATACCTATAAAATGAATTTTTTGCATTTTTGCCTCAAAAATTGTGAAAATTTAATGCAAAATTCTATCATTTATTTACTAAAAATAAAATATAAAAAGCCCTTCAATGCAAAATATAGTCGTTGTTTTTGGCCAAACATGTAGTAAAAATAATCCATTTACAACCATAATCTACTTTTACTATGGTTGTAAATATTTCAGTGAGATTTTATTCTTCGTAGTTTTTTATAAGTTTATCAAAGCCCCATAAATTTCTAGCTTCATTTGCCTTATTTACCTCGACCACAAGCATTTCTTCTTGATCGCCAAGTTGTTCTTGCACTTCCCCAAAAGCATTGATAAAAAAGCTATCTCCATAAAATTTCCATTCATTTTCTTGCTTTAAATTACCTATGCGATTAACTCTTAAAATATTCGTTGAGTTTAAAAAAGCTCTAGTTTTTAAAAGCTCTAACCATCTTTGATTACTTTCAAAAGTGCTAGCTGTAGGAACGATAACCAAATCTATCTTTTTTTTCATAATCATCTGCCAAAAGCTATCAAAATGCGCTTCAAATCCAAAAAGCAAGGCGCATTTTAAGCCCTCGTGAGTAAAAGTAAAAAGTTTAAGTTTATCGGTTTTTTTATTATTAAAAAATTTTTCTTCATTCCAATGTGCATAAGGCATTAGAATTTGCTGCTCATATACTTTTACATTTTGCGGACTTACCTTTAAGCATAGTTTTTTCAAACCATCATTTTCCACACTGATAAATGGCGCAATAATGTTTAGATCATATTTTTTAGCAAGTTTTATCAAGCTTGCTTTTTTACTTTGGCTTTGTTCTTTGATCATACTTTTTGGCATGGTTTTAAGCTCACTAAAAAAGCTATTTAAAACATACTCGCCCATAACCACCAAATTCGCACCACTTTCTTTAGCAGCTTTTAAATAATAATCAAGCCTTGATTCACTCAAAGCCAAAGTCGGAAACTGCAAAGCTACAACGCTACTCATCTACTTGCTCGATTTCTAATTTAGCATTTTCAAGCATAATTCTTGCTTGTTTGATACTTTTTAAACCTTCTTTGTAAATTTCCACACAAGTTTTAAGGTCTAAATCTTTATCATTGAGTTTTTCCAAAGAAAGTTCAGCTTGCTTGATATGATCTTCAAATTCCATTAATTACTTACCTTATAATTTGGTGCTTCAGCGGTGATAGTTACATCATGTACATGACTTTCTTTTAATCCTGCTGCAGTGATTTCTACAAATTCAGCTCTTTCTTGAAAAGCTTTAATATCTGCTGCGCCCACATAACCCATAGAAGATCTAAGTCCGCCTAAGAGTTGATGTACTACACTTTTTATACTTCCTACATAAGGCACCCTACCTTCAATACCTTCAGGTACAAGTTTATCTTGAGCAGTACCTTCTTGGAAATATCTATCCGAACTACCTTTTTGCATAGCTCCCAAGCTTCCCATACCACGGTAACTCTTATATTGTCTTCCTTGATAAGTAAACAACTCACCTGGACTCTCATCAGTTCCTGCTAAAAGTGAACCTATCATCACACTACTTGCACCCGCTGCAATAGCTTTTGCAATATCGCCTGAGTATTTTATACCCCCATCGGCGATCACTGGCACACCAAATTTATTTGCTTCTATTGCGCATTCATCTATAGCTGAAATTTGAGGTACGCCCACACCCGAAACAATACGCGTTGTACAAATACTACCAGGTCCTATACCGATCTTAATCGCATCTGCACCCGCCTCACAAAGATCTTTTACAGCTTTTGCACTAGCAACATTTCCTACTATCACATCTACATTAAATTCAGCTTTAATTGCTTTTAATGTATCAATAATCCCTTTAGAATGTCCATGTGCGCTATCCATCACGATCACATCAACTTCTGCTTCAACCAAAGCTTTCACACGGTCAAGTTGTCCCACGCCAACTGCTGCAGCCACTCTTAATCTTCCATAAGCATCTTTGTTAGAATTTGGGTATTCTTTACGCTTTTTTAAATCTTTAATGGTAATCAAACCTTCTAGGCGGTTGTTTTCATCTACAATCGGGAGTTTTTCTACTTTATTGGTAGAAAAAATTCTTTCTGCATCATCTAAAGTAGAGCCTTTTTTAGCAGTAATCAAAGGCATTTTTGTCATTACATTTTCTACTAGGTTATCAAAATTAGTTTCAAATCTCAAATCACGATTCGTTAAAATTCCAATTAAAATTTTATTTTCATCTACTACAGGAACACCTGAAATTCTATATTCAGCCATAAGCTCTAGTGCTTCTTTTACACTTGCTTTAGCTCCTATATAGATAGGATCCATAATCACGCCACTTTCGCTTTTTTTAACTCTTTTGATCTCTCTAACTTGCGAAGCAATGTCCATATTTTTATGGATCACCCCTATACCACCAAGTCTTG of Campylobacter sp. 2014D-0216 contains these proteins:
- the murC gene encoding UDP-N-acetylmuramate--L-alanine ligase, translated to MQKIHFIGIGGIGISALARFLKEQGFKISGSDIKESKITKELEKEGIDIKIPHHQDNVQDVDLVVYSAAIKENNEELVSAKKQNITTLSRKEALPMILKDKRVFAVAGAHGKSTTSSILASLIEASVIIGAVLKESGTNMLYKESENLIFEADESDSSFLNSNPYLAIVTNVEAEHLDHYENDLARLHKAYEDFLHLSQIQVINAEDEFLASLNLSHAKKLYPSKDITNIYMKVEDFKPRTYFTLKDLGEFSVFGMGEHVAMDAALAILAASEFVSIEEIKIQLLKYQGIKKRFDILFANENMTLIDDYGHHPTEIKTTLKAASEYARLAGYKKTIAIFEPHRYTRLSANIEYFSEVLASVDELYILPVYAAGEAKIEINMQRYFPKAKFIKAIKREENAIYLDDELIESGLVIGFGAGDISAKLRGNYV
- a CDS encoding carbon-nitrogen hydrolase family protein — its product is MSSVVALQFPTLALSESRLDYYLKAAKESGANLVVMGEYVLNSFFSELKTMPKSMIKEQSQSKKASLIKLAKKYDLNIIAPFISVENDGLKKLCLKVSPQNVKVYEQQILMPYAHWNEEKFFNNKKTDKLKLFTFTHEGLKCALLFGFEAHFDSFWQMIMKKKIDLVIVPTASTFESNQRWLELLKTRAFLNSTNILRVNRIGNLKQENEWKFYGDSFFINAFGEVQEQLGDQEEMLVVEVNKANEARNLWGFDKLIKNYEE
- the xseB gene encoding exodeoxyribonuclease VII small subunit — encoded protein: MEFEDHIKQAELSLEKLNDKDLDLKTCVEIYKEGLKSIKQARIMLENAKLEIEQVDE
- a CDS encoding endonuclease MutS2 gives rise to the protein MQEQFFKKLDLDGYIEDFKGLFARDKEIFLQGDSKLHYKRINELSLIDFNPPPMIEELNSALTHLSKQGILHLSQSFEFIKICMYFEYLKGLKFEESLKEWLLKIEIPQAILELFEYFDEKGEIKESIDERLVNLNLALKMKKESLIAEFKKLTYTKNLSAYLIDTQIHLINGMEALLLRGGFNHVLKAKIIGRSSGGGFYVVPLSVEKIQSQIDEIKDAKEEIFYEYAKKISLIFYKNLMFLKFINNAFDLFDHYSARVLMAKKHDYEFVLADHSSNLNLYNFAHPALKNAKSVNIEFNKKVLIITGVNAGGKSMLLKGILSAALLAKHLLPMKINAQKSQIGNFKEFDAILEDPQNVKNDISTFAGRMLHFSKLLGKKNVLLGVDEIELGTDFEEAACLYTELISKLLEQDNKIIITTHHKRLAMLLAKNEQVELIAALYDEELSRPKYEFLKGTIGKSYAFETALRYGISANLVQNAKKLYGEDKENLEEMVSKNINLELSLRKKNEELEKKEAKVDEILLSLKDQKEKNEHEFKKLISSLEFKYHKAIEEAKKTINLKDTKEKQRSLNKANELKKSIVLPSMEQNEELRVGDFVKYEKIKGKITAISKNDAMIQSDGLSLRVPLKLLKKSNQTPTQKVKSSVNISRPSALNMTLDLHGLRSDEALERLDKFISDALIVGFDEVVVYHGIGTGKLAFAVKEFLKAHKSVKSFNDAPINQGGFGAKVVKL
- the guaB gene encoding IMP dehydrogenase, which produces MKIIKRALTFEDVLLVPQYSEVLPKQVDIKTRLTKNITLNMPLISAAMDTVTEHRAAIMMARLGGIGVIHKNMDIASQVREIKRVKKSESGVIMDPIYIGAKASVKEALELMAEYRISGVPVVDENKILIGILTNRDLRFETNFDNLVENVMTKMPLITAKKGSTLDDAERIFSTNKVEKLPIVDENNRLEGLITIKDLKKRKEYPNSNKDAYGRLRVAAAVGVGQLDRVKALVEAEVDVIVMDSAHGHSKGIIDTLKAIKAEFNVDVIVGNVASAKAVKDLCEAGADAIKIGIGPGSICTTRIVSGVGVPQISAIDECAIEANKFGVPVIADGGIKYSGDIAKAIAAGASSVMIGSLLAGTDESPGELFTYQGRQYKSYRGMGSLGAMQKGSSDRYFQEGTAQDKLVPEGIEGRVPYVGSIKSVVHQLLGGLRSSMGYVGAADIKAFQERAEFVEITAAGLKESHVHDVTITAEAPNYKVSN